The Benincasa hispida cultivar B227 chromosome 11, ASM972705v1, whole genome shotgun sequence genome has a segment encoding these proteins:
- the LOC120090774 gene encoding uncharacterized protein LOC120090774 — translation MKPIDEKKDKVTIRAVTRNEEGKKHVEKAEIESHNIDTIKYIEKKLIDKGVQRLERHPVHGHTGIAQPPPKSGRGGKFTWEGPGDAIENELSPAPAAIDEKDPNYVDEVKEEEEVAGLVVEEVEVPAAVAEGVSRVEVDPQLQLQ, via the coding sequence ATGAAGCCAATCGACGAAAAGAAGGACAAAGTAACGATTCGAGCCGTTACCCGCAACGAGGAAGGGAAGAAACATGTCGAAAAAGCCGAAATCGAATCTCACAACATCGACACCATCAAGTACATCGAGAAAAAACTCATCGACAAAGGAGTTCAGCGGCTCGAACGCCATCCGGTTCACGGCCACACCGGAATCGCCCAGCCGCCTCCCAAGTCCGGTCGCGGCGGCAAGTTCACTTGGGAAGGACCTGGCGATGCGATTGAGAATGAACTCTCGCCCGCTCCGGCTGCCATTGATGAGAAGGATCCGAACTATGTGGATGAAGtgaaggaggaggaggaggttgCTGGATTGGTGGTCGAAGAAGTGGAGGTGCCGGCGGCGGTGGCGGAGGGAGTTTCGAGAGTGGAGGTTGATCCTCAGCTTCAATTGCAATGA